The Amaranthus tricolor cultivar Red isolate AtriRed21 chromosome 2, ASM2621246v1, whole genome shotgun sequence genome contains the following window.
tgtaTGTTTTGATGTTGTTGTTTTTACGTTTGCTGTTTGATTTTTATGGAATTATTTCGACTTTAGCATGATTTCAGTTTGATTATTGGAATTCTCACAAATTTTTGGCgtttttaaatgttaatttgtatgatattgttttaatttttgctgtttgattattggttttattacgattatgattttaaagtaTTAGCGTTTTAGTATTGTATATAATTGATTGATGCATAGTTTTTGTGTGTTTAATCATGTTTATTGGTCCAGTTGATTAGATTTGATACTTTGTAACCCTAGTTACGAATAATCTTAGTCATTTGTTAATGTACTCAACTGTTTATATGTCTAGATTTAATGTGTAAAGTCTTTTCAACAATCGataatttgttgtttgaaactttctttgttctttaacttctttgcttttgttttttaggtatttatttgttgaaaaaaaatcatgaaatttCAGAGAGGAAGCAGGGTAGAGGTGTTATCTGACAAAGATTCTTTAGGTGCTTGGCGATGTGCGGAAATCGTGGAAGATACTGGAGATGGTTACAGAATTAGATATCATCGCGGTGCAGGCATTGCTAAAGGCAGTGTTAAGAAGGTTTCTGCAAAAGCAATCAGGCCTTGTCCTGGACGAGTGGCGGCTTTAAAAAATTTGGGTGTTGGAGATGTTGTGGAAGTTTTAGATGATGGGTCTTGGAGGGTTTCTGTTATTCAAGAGGACATGGGAGATGATTATTATTACATTGGTGTAATTGGATCCTTGGATGAGTTTAGAGTGAAAAACTCTAGTATCAGGGTACGACAAGAATGGAAAGAGGACAAGTGGATTCCGAACCAGAAGGTATTGCTTTAATTTCTAAATAATGTAGTGGCTTTGTATGGATCTATTTGTTTTTGTTCTGcttatctttattgttttttattaattggtttttaTTCCTTGAATGCAGAGTTATTGGGATTTGGCACCTGGGATTCGTAAGAAGTCTTATGTGCAACCACAAGGTAATTCATTGAAGAGGTCATCCCCTGATCATGGAGTAACTTGTGAATCTTTGGTGAAGAATGTCAAGAAACAAAAAGTAGTGCATAAAGATGTAGTGCTTGAGGCTATCCGTGACAGCTATTCTTTTATTGGAGAAGTAGATAACTCCGCTAGCCAAAAGAGAATTCAGTGTAAAGATGATGTGCAACCTACTACTAAGGTAtccattaaatttaataataatggaaGTGATAATAGTTCCCCATTATTGATGAGAACCTTTGATGATGATTGTGCTAGTACAGTGTCATCTGTTGCTAGCTGTAGCGTTGCTAATGCAATTTCTGATAGGTTGGTTAGTAATTCTTCTGCTAGTTGTAGCAAGGATAGTGAGTCGCTTTCTAGTGATGCTCAGTCACATGGTTATATGGGAGTGGAGGATGATGTGTGTGATAGTCAATTAAAATGTAATGATGCATTAAGAGCACATGAGTTAGATTTACATAATTATCGTAGTATTCTACATTCTTTGTATGTGTCTGGTCCTTTAAGTTGGCCACAAGAGATTGCACTCACAAATCTCCGTATGAGGCTTTGTGTTTCAAATGATGAACATTTAGTGGAGCTTAGGAGGTTAAGATCTATTGGAGATCTAGGTTTGAAATGTCATTAACGTTGAAGCTGCTTTGTTAATTATAAAATGCACCGGCTTCTGTATGTTCACATTGCAATGTAAATGGCAGGTGTCATGACTTGTACATGTTTGCTACAGTTAATGTAGGCAAGAAGCTTTTTAATCGGCAAAGAGATTTACTGATCATTTATATTCTAGTTTCTTTTTATGTAGCTCTGCCTTTTTATTGCTTGTATCTTTCAAATAAATGACAATTACATCTTGTTTAAGAATGCACGACttgtcattttttttgtttttttttttgactcttGAGAATGTTACTATTAATATTGATGTTGTcattatgattattataaaataattattcttgttGTTGATGCTTCATGTTCATTTTTCAGGAGTCGTTCAGACATGTAAACCTTACTGCCACAATTGATGTAGTGGTTAAATACCTCTGTTCTATGAAAGGGGCATCATGTAAGGCAATTCATGCTGGACGCTGAGCATAATTTCATTtatgcaattttctttaataattacaggtaaattagttaaaaatatcCCCCCCTATAAGGTTACCACTCCTATCTTCATGATGACTGAATTGAATTGTCGTGAATATATTTGTTTAAAGTTCTCTTGTTGGGCTGGGGCTATGAAATTGTTGGTCCAATTATGCAGTGATGATGCTTTCTTTAAGTTATTCTTGACatgtttcatcaaatttttgttaagCATTTGCCTATTGGAAGTAGAAAGTTAATTTGTATTATCAAGTTTTTGATGATACCCATTATTTAAATCATTacgaaaatttttaattatatatatatatttttaattatatatatatatacatacccagtgtatcccgctcgtagaaaaatacaacaaataagaaGTGTGTTAGCCTTAGACACACTTGCAAAacctaaaacaaataaaaagagaaCCAAAAAGACCTAGACAAAATAATGATAGTCCTAGCCCAAGAAAGCCCAACTATGATCACTAACCTAGGGGCCAAATAAACAACCGCAGGTAAATGATTAGCTGCCACCCACTATTAGTGAACATCCACTTCATCAGCAATCCTACACCAATCCAACATTGccgtgtctatatatatatatatatatatatatatatatatatatatatatatatatatatatcccttCTGGTCTTGTATTATTCATCTCGATTTGTGTTTTGAGGTTGTTAACTCTTTATAGTTTTCACTATACATAGTAGGAAATAGAAGAAATTATAGACGAAGTTATATTATTGAGTGTGAATAGTCAAATGTAGCAAAGTCTAAGGTCTTGTTGGTAAATGAGTTATGAATTAAAATGTATAACAtgttttgggattttttttctCCATTGGCTTTTGGTTTATTGGCCCCCTTTTTTTTTCTAGTAAACGAAGTATTATTTGTTATCATACATTTTTTACAACCTTTGGACTTATCTTGCTTGTTGGAAAGTTGACTTAAAGATCAACATTGTCAGCTAGACGAACAAGTTCACTGAATAACCAACACTATTTTTATGGGACTAAAGCTTTGGTGTTGTCATTGATGTTATTGTAATTGTAGTTGGAGTGGTGTGCTGTGAATCTATCGCTTGTTAAAGGTCCGAAGTTGGtgcttaaatttttaatcgtaGCATTTGTTTCTTTATCTTGGAAGGCTGTGTAAGCCGTTGGGGAACATTTAAGACATTGGAAACTAATTTATACAATATTCCCTGTTTAGTCATGCACCATTAGAATTTAGCTATCCTTGATATACATTTCAGATTTCGCAATTGATGTGTGAAAGAATAGATCACAAGTAGGGCGTTAATGGCAAAATTTGTTTGCATAATGTATTAATGGTGttctcatttgttatttttggtggttcttttttctttttggttttGCTGATAGAGTATCTATTGGCAGTTGAATGGATAGCAGCATGTTTGCTCCTCAGAACTAAAGCTTCCAAGTGGCCATGCAACTTTCTGGTGGCGAAAAACTTGAGGTTATATGATCAGGTCTTTCCATTTAATTATGGGTAAGAGTTTATCTTCCTATGCCTGACACTGTTTTACAGTTTGTGCAGTATAACTTATTACCTGTAGAATTAGAGGTTTTGTGgtaaaggtaatatttctttggCTAAGAGGTAAGGGTTCAAACCTTTATTTCCCTTATTTTTCAACATAAGTTTTGGGTCTACAACTCTACCCACCCCACCCCACTCTCTCAGATTCTGACCCTAGTTTTTCCAAGGGCTAGAATTAAGCAATGGTGCTAATGGCTTCTGGGAGAACTTTTGATTTGTGCTGTTCTTTTGTATGTTCTTGGAAGTTTATGCAAAGAGAATCAATTGGAGTTTATGATGCTGTTATCAATTTATGATGGTATTTAGTATTTACTCTGATGTTTTACTTGACCAAAGAGTAGagttaaaatagttaaaatttttACTTGTTGAAAATATGTGATGTGGAGTGAAAAATTTGCAATATGCAGGAGCGCTTGCATTTTCTGTTTTACAAAATTACTTCAAAGAATATCTAATCTCAATTCACAGTGGTTGTGCTTTTTGtagtctttttattttgtttcgtTTACTTAAATAGCTATTCTTCTATCTCTTGAGAATAATTGTCAGAAACTAGGAGTGAGTGTTTTGGTTAGGGTTTCAACCTTGTTTGGGAAAAACTTATGATACATGATACATCTGCTTTCAAACAAACCGAGTTTTTATGGGCTTGTTCTTCTTTTTccgagcttcttttgcattttgCTGTTTGCTCGGATGACTTTGAACTAGCGATGGCACGGGTTTTGGACCTTAAGGGTTCAGACCCAACCCGACCCtaattttaagggtctgggtccacTTGTTTTTGGATCCTAtggatccgggtcggatttgGGTCCATGACCATAGGGTCTGGGTTCGGATCTACACATTTGAGACCCAGATCTGACCTATGGATCCatttgcatttttttaaaaaaaaattatattttagctATCATgtatatttaattgtttgatttgaaattttgttatttttgaacttttgcgtgATTTTGAGCATTACCGGTTCATGTAATTTGAAACATGGTCGTTGTATCTATACTTTAAGAATTAAATACTTGATAAATATTTCGTTATAAGAACTTGAATATTGAAAAACTTCATATATTTCTCTCAATTAGTTTAAAGTATTAGAAGATCCTCGTTAGTCGAAatgtttaaataaatttaagcgAATGGTCGAAAATTGTACTTCATAatatacattttaaaaaattttaggaaaattttttttttttctggaccCAAATCAAGACGCTAGACCCGCCAGACCCTAAGGGTGTGGGTCCGGGTCCAGGTCTAGGTCTAAAATTTTTAGACCCTACGGATTTGGGTTCGGAATCTgggtttaataaaaaaattagggtcTGTATTTAGATCTTACCGGACCCGACTCAGATTCGACCTATGCCCATTGCTACTCTGAACAAACAGCTTTCAGGAGGATTGCCCAACTATGGTAGAGCAGATTTGAGCATAAATGGTGAAGGACACAAGACATTTATTTACTAGTTCTGGTATTGTTTTAGTAAGTTCTTGGATTTGTCAATCTATTAACTGCTTAAATTTTGTTACAGTACAAATGATTCCCGTACGCCATACGGAaagtaagtattttttttttgcttttttaatttaatgttgAATTTTCGTATTTTCATGGCCTTGATATTGTCGAGTCTTGATCAATTTGGAAGACGGGAAATCCATTTACAACCAAAGAATAGTTAATTGAATTAGGTGAGTTCGATTTTGAAGGATTATGTTTGAGGAACAACCGAATACTCAACAGAGATGAGACCAGTCTATATAATAGTTTATTTTTTCATACATTAAGGTCATAAGTAATTCTTTTAAGCTTATGCATAATCACCCAAAGACTATAGCaagtatttatattaaaattataagtgatcactttaacactataagtgattattttaagacaaaaaatgtaTATTAGGCCAGCTCAACAGAGATGTTCTTACCATGAGACtgtatcatttaagaattagtgcaTTCTAATTTAGAACAAATGTCCTATTTGATGTTTTGACTATATTCTcctaatttgtattttaattttaatcaagatattaaaatatattcaagtgagattttgttttatttgttcaaTATACATTTATTTGAAGgactcaatataaatttttattcaatATCAAAtctttattaaatataaaattttaataatttttaataatgcacaattatatatatttaaaattaaattaatgtattggatataatgcaaaaattaaatgggacaattaGTGTGAATTGGAGTGTAATACATATTAAATGTGTATGATTAATAGAGATAAGTTGTACATTTAGCAAGCAAATGTTTGCTAAAATTAATgtacttttttaaaataataacattagatcaaatataattaaatttgtaattataaaaGGTGGCAATCTTTGTAGCCCTATCGACAAAGCATAATTGTAGTTGCCGTGGCATGTACTTTTGGCAAAATGGGTGGAAGGATGCAGTATGTCCTCTCCCTTATATGTACCCACTTTAAATTTTCATACCCTTATGGCGGGTAAAATTTTAATACCCTTgtttattactttatttatatgtatctatttaataatttatcccTATAACCCATGGTGGGTAAAATTTTATACCCACGTTTGCCCTTGGGTATACATTCAGACCTATCTCCCTGACTATGGCCAACTAGGTTTAAACCCATGATGGGTATTCCTCCTTTATCAGCATATTGTAGATAAAATGTGGGCCAATGCGGTGTGGAACCCATATGATTTCTCGCCTGCCATCCGTAGTTGCTTGCTTGCACGTGTACGCACCACTAGCAATTAGTCGCCATGCCACCAGCCCCACTGACAAAAGTAGCCAACCTCCATTGTTGCCTTGTTTTACGGAAATAAAGACAGTTATTCTCTTTACATTCATCTCTATTACTTTCCCTTTCTTACCTTTAATTAAATGCTGTTAACAATGTAGGAAAGTATTTCtagaatattaattttgattgtaaattattttcttattatttagtTTCTCAAAATAGTTCACAATTCATGTATAAAAAGGAGACTAGGTTTTACATGATAAACAATATGAACAATATTCAAAACCGAAACACTTAATCGCATTTAatttttcatggtatcagagtcgtAAGATTTAGATTTGGATTTTGGCAATCATCTCGTTCTCATTGTATGTAACCTATCATGGGGACAATTTAAAGTTCTCAAGCACAAACCAAACCAAAACTAGTGTTGCATCCACAGAGTTTGGACACCAACAACTAGATGTCTGACATATGTTCCTAGTACCAAAACTGAAACAACAACCCAAGAAACACCGAACCATCAAACATATATCACAACGACTATCGTAGCTTACCATGTTTCGTTACCATTGGTCGGAATTCCTCACTTCAGCAAATTTGATGGGATGAGTTAAGAGACGTAATACCGCCACCAGGGCTCCGGTGAACCGGAGCGGCGGCAAGGCATCTCTCGCTGCTGTGACAACCACCGGCAAGCAGACATCTCTACCACCAAGAAGGGGTGTTGGTTTCTTTGAATGGGCAAGGGAGACCACTGACTACAAGAACCACAAAGAACGCCGAGATGGAGAAACAGGAACATTTGAAAAAATGGGGCCAAATGATTTCTCTCTCCAAATACATATGGGGGCAGGAGAAAATTTAGACGTACCTTACCAAACTTTACAACTTGGAAACCAAAATTCAGATATTTGCACGACTCACGCGTCCACTTCAATTACACCTTTTATTGCTGGGCAATAGACACTATGCCCTAAAATTCTTCCGACGTTATTTCTCCCTCTCTCATAAACCGAATCCATATTCAAACGGCAAATGAGGAGTGTTAATGTTACTCAGGCCGAGATTGTTCATATTTCCTCAACTATTCATCAAAAAAATTGTCTTATTCCTAACTTATTGCGTAATTATTATTTGTTAGTCAATTGACTAAAAAACTTAATTGTATAGTTCTTTTAACTTCTAATGGTTATATTGTGCATGATGACCAGACTAGAACGATCATTGGACATGATACCAAACAAGGAGGTTTTTAATATGTGGAAGAGACGACTTAAAACGATCAAGCTATGCTTACTCATGGGTCCTCTAATCATCAACTATGGATGTGGGATCAACAGTTAGGTCATACTTTAGGTTATCTTAAACGCTTGCTTCCTTCTCCTAAAAATTCCATTACTACTCTATCTTGTGAAACTTCTGTTTTAGCCAAAAGTCACAAACACTCTTATTTCCCTAGTTCAACGCATACGGATTGCTGGTGTGCTCTAATGCACTTTGATGTGTGAGGCTCTGCCCTAGCATGTACTCCTCgtggtttttcttattttgtttttttgttatgGATGATTGTAGTCGCA
Protein-coding sequences here:
- the LOC130805231 gene encoding uncharacterized protein LOC130805231 isoform X2, producing the protein MKFQRGSRVEVLSDKDSLGAWRCAEIVEDTGDGYRIRYHRGAGIAKGSVKKVSAKAIRPCPGRVAALKNLGVGDVVEVLDDGSWRVSVIQEDMGDDYYYIGVIGSLDEFRVKNSSIRVRQEWKEDKWIPNQKSYWDLAPGIRKKSYVQPQGNSLKRSSPDHGVTCESLVKNVKKQKVVHKDVVLEAIRDSYSFIGEVDNSASQKRIQCKDDVQPTTKESFRHVNLTATIDVVVKYLCSMKGASCKAIHAGR
- the LOC130805231 gene encoding uncharacterized protein LOC130805231 isoform X1, with the translated sequence MKFQRGSRVEVLSDKDSLGAWRCAEIVEDTGDGYRIRYHRGAGIAKGSVKKVSAKAIRPCPGRVAALKNLGVGDVVEVLDDGSWRVSVIQEDMGDDYYYIGVIGSLDEFRVKNSSIRVRQEWKEDKWIPNQKSYWDLAPGIRKKSYVQPQGNSLKRSSPDHGVTCESLVKNVKKQKVVHKDVVLEAIRDSYSFIGEVDNSASQKRIQCKDDVQPTTKVSIKFNNNGSDNSSPLLMRTFDDDCASTVSSVASCSVANAISDRLVSNSSASCSKDSESLSSDAQSHGYMGVEDDVCDSQLKCNDALRAHELDLHNYRSILHSLYVSGPLSWPQEIALTNLRMRLCVSNDEHLVELRRLRSIGDLGLKCH
- the LOC130805231 gene encoding uncharacterized protein LOC130805231 isoform X3; translation: MKFQRGSRVEVLSDKDSLGAWRCAEIVEDTGDGYRIRYHRGAGIAKGSVKKVSAKAIRPCPGRVAALKNLGVGDVVEVLDDGSWRVSVIQEDMGDDYYYIGVIGSLDEFRVKNSSIRVRQEWKEDKWIPNQKSYWDLAPGIRKKSYVQPQGNSLKRSSPDHGVTCESLVKNVKKQKVVHKDVVLEAIRDSYSFIGEVDNSASQKRIQCKDDVQPTTKLNG